One Streptomyces sp. BA2 DNA window includes the following coding sequences:
- a CDS encoding tyrosine-type recombinase/integrase — MAAVAEDFLTSICWDPAARTIVFPQQHPQLGWRPCRIQGCGEAITASTRLCSPCGLRWKRDGRPLEEYASSATKDPRADRLQVGTVLCHVPGCRRIWRSSVPQLCTTHEGQQQRRRLSLEEFIRQPGIRPLPAYGPCEVIACGRQRQGINSTYCSAHAARLSALRRKGLLLDEDHWRRTEPPVSSKDIVSLRGLPDLVTAELLFGLQERTRSGRRTAFWVFRPVCTALLATSAASLLDLDAAPLGRGSRDLVHGFTKAVDLVGLSAETERHKDTWDCRAFGCSGLLRFARISQPWLREAMKRWAYDDLPRRRGDNPGGTVQDVINSMIQFSDSLRIQRPDDGATPTGLSRLDITAFTNRLAYLQEQEKITANRRLTISRHVRRCLNRMRALALTRPHEPLHGLPDDVVLREEDIPDEPEDAEAGRDLPDEVMRVVVAELPKLDDRSSPEIRTAIEILIDTGRRPGEVCKLPWDCLARDDDGQPVLIYSNHKGHRLSRRLPIAQETSELILRQQQRVRERFPHTPQKELKLLPSAVISKEGRRPITAGWLSDRHRTWADAMPDIVIPIPGKDGKPTLVPFDKDKIFLYAYRHSYAQWHADAGVPVDVLKELMSHQQLSTTQGYYRVSEERRREAVDRVTAMQFDRHGNRIWRKAQALLDSERARRAIGEVAVPYGLCTEPANVAAGGKDCPVRFRCVGCGHFRTDASYLPDLEAYLSDLLRNRERLASALDADDWAKAEAVPSDEEITRVRRLIRRVKTDLDDLLPEERAELDEAIAFDRRGRRPVHIGMPQVRQPRPDFQPGHSS; from the coding sequence ATGGCGGCTGTTGCCGAGGACTTCCTGACGAGCATCTGCTGGGATCCCGCGGCCAGGACCATCGTCTTTCCCCAGCAGCATCCCCAACTCGGCTGGCGGCCCTGCCGGATTCAGGGATGCGGCGAAGCCATCACGGCCAGTACCAGGCTGTGCTCGCCCTGCGGCTTGCGCTGGAAGCGCGACGGCCGTCCCTTGGAGGAGTACGCGAGCTCGGCCACGAAGGACCCGCGGGCCGACCGACTCCAGGTCGGCACCGTTCTCTGTCACGTCCCTGGATGCCGGCGGATCTGGCGGAGCTCGGTCCCGCAACTGTGCACCACGCACGAAGGGCAACAGCAGCGCCGACGGCTCTCGCTCGAGGAGTTCATCCGCCAGCCCGGCATCCGGCCGCTCCCGGCCTACGGCCCTTGCGAAGTGATCGCCTGCGGACGCCAGCGACAGGGCATCAACTCGACCTACTGCAGCGCACACGCCGCCCGGCTGAGTGCACTGCGACGCAAGGGCCTCCTCCTCGACGAAGACCACTGGCGCCGCACGGAACCGCCGGTCTCCTCGAAGGACATCGTCAGCCTCCGGGGCCTGCCGGACCTGGTGACCGCGGAGCTGTTGTTCGGACTGCAGGAACGGACCCGCAGCGGCCGCCGCACCGCCTTCTGGGTCTTTCGCCCTGTCTGCACCGCCCTGCTGGCCACCAGCGCGGCCTCCCTCCTCGACCTCGACGCCGCACCACTTGGCCGCGGCAGTCGCGATCTCGTCCACGGTTTCACCAAGGCAGTGGACCTGGTCGGGCTGTCGGCGGAGACGGAACGGCACAAGGACACCTGGGACTGCCGGGCCTTCGGCTGCAGCGGCCTCCTCCGCTTCGCCCGCATCAGCCAGCCCTGGCTGCGCGAGGCGATGAAACGCTGGGCCTACGACGACCTTCCTCGACGACGCGGTGACAACCCGGGCGGCACCGTCCAGGACGTCATCAACTCGATGATCCAGTTCTCCGACAGCCTCCGGATCCAACGGCCGGACGACGGAGCAACCCCAACTGGTCTGTCCCGCCTGGACATCACCGCTTTCACCAATCGTCTGGCCTACCTCCAAGAGCAAGAGAAGATCACTGCAAACCGTCGGCTGACGATCAGCCGCCACGTCCGTCGCTGCCTCAACCGGATGCGGGCCCTGGCTCTGACCCGGCCGCACGAGCCGCTGCACGGCCTTCCGGACGACGTTGTCCTGCGCGAGGAAGACATCCCGGACGAGCCCGAGGACGCCGAAGCCGGCCGGGACCTGCCCGACGAGGTGATGCGGGTCGTCGTCGCTGAACTCCCCAAGCTCGACGACCGCTCCAGCCCAGAGATCCGCACCGCTATCGAGATCCTCATCGACACCGGCCGCCGCCCCGGCGAGGTCTGCAAGCTGCCCTGGGACTGCCTCGCCCGTGATGACGACGGCCAGCCGGTCTTGATCTACTCCAACCACAAGGGCCATCGCCTGAGCCGACGCCTCCCCATCGCCCAGGAGACATCCGAGCTGATCCTCCGACAGCAGCAACGAGTACGCGAACGCTTCCCTCACACCCCACAGAAGGAGCTCAAACTGCTGCCCAGCGCCGTCATCAGCAAGGAAGGCCGCAGGCCGATCACCGCCGGATGGCTCAGTGACCGACACCGCACATGGGCGGACGCGATGCCCGACATCGTGATCCCGATTCCCGGCAAGGACGGCAAGCCCACGTTGGTGCCGTTCGACAAGGACAAGATCTTCCTCTATGCCTACCGGCACAGCTATGCCCAATGGCATGCCGACGCCGGTGTCCCAGTCGATGTGCTCAAAGAGCTCATGTCACACCAGCAGTTGTCAACCACACAGGGGTACTACCGGGTCAGCGAAGAACGACGGCGAGAGGCCGTCGACCGTGTCACGGCCATGCAGTTCGACCGCCACGGCAACCGCATCTGGCGCAAGGCACAAGCCCTCCTCGACTCCGAGCGAGCCCGCCGGGCCATCGGCGAAGTCGCCGTTCCCTATGGCCTCTGCACCGAACCAGCCAACGTCGCCGCGGGCGGCAAGGACTGCCCGGTCCGATTCCGCTGCGTCGGCTGCGGCCACTTCCGCACCGACGCCTCCTACCTCCCCGACCTCGAGGCATACCTCAGCGACCTCCTACGGAACCGCGAACGTCTCGCCTCGGCCCTCGACGCCGACGACTGGGCGAAAGCCGAAGCGGTGCCGTCCGATGAGGAGATCACCCGGGTCCGACGCCTCATCCGCCGGGTCAAGACCGACCTCGACGACCTGCTGCCGGAGGAACGAGCCGAGCTCGACGAGGCCATCGCGTTCGACCGCCGAGGCCGACGCCCGGTTCACATCGGCATGCCCCAAGTCCGCCAGCCTCGCCCCGACTTCCAGCCAGGACACAGCTCATGA
- a CDS encoding IS110 family transposase — protein MAIETARGLLVACLLASGRQVFAINPLAVAGYHDRHSVARKKSNVIDATALANILAAYRALSADTKSAQAIAVLASRMRSETGHQAHNKLRSQLASPTRRSSSPAQTTLIISPP, from the coding sequence GTGGCGATCGAAACGGCCCGCGGGCTATTGGTGGCCTGCCTGCTGGCCTCAGGGCGCCAGGTGTTCGCGATCAACCCGCTGGCGGTGGCTGGCTATCACGACAGGCACTCGGTCGCACGCAAGAAATCCAACGTCATCGACGCGACGGCCCTGGCGAACATTCTGGCCGCCTATCGGGCGCTGTCCGCCGACACCAAGTCAGCCCAGGCAATAGCCGTGCTGGCCAGCAGGATGCGGTCCGAGACCGGACACCAGGCCCACAACAAGCTCCGCTCTCAGCTCGCGAGTCCTACCCGTCGGTCCTCGTCCCCTGCGCAGACAACCTTGATAATCTCACCGCCCTAA
- a CDS encoding helix-turn-helix domain-containing protein, giving the protein MPPELLVPTAVASSGAVLSAMTPAWIRWPCLGPFVWSPGLLDLAMILWDRRRFDPLPVISRWDGFPIPSAIPGATVSTTLEPIELPDWAWARAEVRQALRARDMGAVFRHVQQYTGASQSRIAAAAGMTQARVNEIINRRREVTRLDVYERIVDGLHMPDDARHLLGLAAGAAGWRRCFRPRSVPRGGTRVRNAELGRRRDPATGP; this is encoded by the coding sequence ATGCCGCCGGAGCTTCTGGTGCCCACTGCAGTGGCATCGTCCGGGGCCGTACTTTCAGCCATGACGCCTGCCTGGATCAGGTGGCCGTGCCTCGGGCCGTTCGTGTGGTCACCGGGGCTTCTTGATCTCGCCATGATCTTGTGGGACCGGCGTCGCTTCGACCCCCTGCCGGTAATCTCACGGTGGGATGGTTTTCCCATCCCGTCAGCGATACCGGGGGCCACCGTGTCGACCACACTGGAACCAATCGAGCTGCCCGATTGGGCATGGGCGCGAGCCGAGGTCAGGCAGGCCCTGCGGGCCCGGGACATGGGCGCTGTGTTTCGGCACGTGCAGCAGTACACGGGCGCGAGCCAGTCCAGGATCGCCGCTGCGGCAGGCATGACTCAGGCCCGCGTAAACGAGATCATCAACCGGCGTCGTGAGGTAACCCGCCTCGATGTGTACGAGCGCATCGTCGATGGTCTTCATATGCCTGACGACGCCCGCCATCTACTCGGCCTCGCAGCGGGAGCAGCGGGCTGGCGGCGCTGCTTTCGACCTCGCAGCGTTCCCCGAGGTGGTACGCGTGTACGCAACGCAGAACTCGGCAGGCGAAGAGATCCAGCAACAGGCCCGTGA
- a CDS encoding AMIN-like domain-containing (lipo)protein: protein MIRLGRAWATTLALASLATGTAAALPAHARPAHAALAGTSAACPVGWGSYTKTHSPDTTKPLTNVRIARHKCFDRMVIDVPGVDRGSLGYLVRYVDRLYQEGSGRPIPVSGGAILKIVTHAPAYDINTGEPTYSANPDDSLPGVNPDNYRTFRDAKFGGTFEGQTQFGLGVRARLPFRVQTLDGHLVVDVAHNWTGDSLSTR, encoded by the coding sequence ATGATACGTCTCGGAAGGGCGTGGGCCACGACGCTGGCACTCGCAAGCCTCGCCACAGGTACGGCGGCGGCCCTGCCCGCCCATGCAAGGCCCGCCCATGCAGCACTGGCCGGCACCAGCGCAGCCTGCCCCGTCGGATGGGGTAGTTACACCAAAACCCATTCGCCGGACACTACGAAGCCGCTGACGAACGTGAGAATTGCTCGGCACAAGTGTTTTGACCGGATGGTCATTGACGTTCCCGGCGTCGACCGCGGCAGTCTCGGCTACTTAGTCAGGTACGTTGACCGCCTATACCAAGAAGGATCGGGACGCCCCATACCCGTCTCAGGTGGAGCCATCCTAAAAATCGTGACCCACGCTCCCGCCTACGACATCAACACCGGCGAACCCACCTATTCCGCCAATCCGGATGACTCACTGCCAGGTGTGAACCCCGATAACTACCGCACCTTCCGTGATGCCAAATTCGGGGGCACTTTCGAGGGGCAGACGCAGTTCGGGCTCGGCGTCCGGGCGCGGTTGCCGTTCCGGGTGCAGACGCTGGATGGCCACCTCGTGGTGGACGTCGCCCACAACTGGACCGGCGACTCGCTCAGCACACGCTGA
- a CDS encoding GbsR/MarR family transcriptional regulator codes for MSQAAEDSDFGAQDALVEEFGIHVGRAMGWPPMAGRAAGLLMLSDEPLTLTQLQHDLDASKGSVSEMTRLLIANGAVERYKEPGQRHFVYRWRDDAWVGCLQHIVASTTQLRDFAEHVQERAAQMPQVQRERLRDMREYYVFMVGNLESLLAEYTRTREA; via the coding sequence GTGTCCCAAGCGGCCGAGGACAGCGACTTCGGCGCGCAGGACGCGCTCGTCGAGGAATTCGGCATTCACGTCGGCCGCGCCATGGGCTGGCCTCCCATGGCCGGACGAGCCGCGGGCCTGCTGATGCTGAGCGACGAGCCGCTGACCTTGACCCAACTCCAGCACGACCTCGATGCGAGCAAGGGGTCCGTCTCGGAGATGACGCGCCTCCTCATCGCCAATGGCGCCGTCGAGCGATACAAGGAGCCGGGGCAGCGGCACTTCGTCTACCGCTGGCGCGACGACGCCTGGGTCGGCTGCCTCCAGCACATCGTCGCTTCCACGACCCAACTGCGAGACTTCGCCGAACACGTGCAGGAGCGCGCCGCCCAAATGCCGCAGGTGCAACGCGAGCGGCTGCGCGACATGCGTGAGTACTACGTCTTCATGGTGGGCAACCTCGAGTCACTGCTGGCGGAGTACACCCGTACTCGGGAGGCCTGA
- a CDS encoding GMC family oxidoreductase: MTSSGWDLIVVGAGSAGATLAVRSAAKGKRVLLLEAGPDYRSAQTHEAWRSPNPVVALMDPTAAEGLVWTGLNSSRTDKQQQAPYWRGRGVGGSSSINGQIAIRPPMADFEDWAALGCLGWSPQDVLPYFAQLEDDEQFGDEPYHGRGGPTPIYRTPQSAWGGVDSALCRSALAAGFDWAADVNAPGATGVSPYPINSREGRRVSVNDAYLEHARGLNTLTVQGDALVDRVLFAGNRAVGAQLIVAGRTVTEHADTVILSAGVIHSPAILMRSGIGPAHHLRRLGIHTRHDLPVGHGMQDHPMTLVSLPLTDAAAVKTPHDRHTNVCVRWTSAAGAPKNDLMFVSLNQNVLAMASASTGTSAGAFGVWLNQNYSRGELTLASTDPSDQPLVLQRMLSDERDLARMRAGLRELVDLASRPETAEITEGSLQGENEALFCVLDSDSELDDYLLATVVDAQHGTSTCRMGAADAADTVVDSECRVLGVDGLRVVDASVFPSVPRANTNLATIMAGELMADRLG, from the coding sequence ATGACGAGCAGCGGCTGGGATCTCATCGTAGTAGGGGCAGGATCCGCGGGGGCCACGCTTGCTGTGCGCTCCGCGGCGAAAGGCAAGCGGGTACTGCTGCTGGAGGCCGGCCCCGACTACCGTTCGGCGCAGACGCACGAAGCGTGGCGCTCACCCAACCCCGTGGTCGCACTGATGGACCCCACCGCGGCCGAAGGCCTCGTGTGGACGGGGCTGAACTCTTCACGCACGGACAAACAGCAGCAGGCGCCGTACTGGCGCGGCCGGGGGGTCGGCGGCAGCTCATCGATCAACGGACAGATCGCGATCCGCCCTCCGATGGCGGACTTCGAGGACTGGGCGGCCCTCGGGTGCCTGGGCTGGTCGCCACAGGACGTTCTGCCCTACTTCGCACAGCTGGAGGATGACGAACAGTTCGGTGACGAGCCGTACCACGGTCGTGGCGGTCCTACGCCGATCTACCGGACGCCGCAGAGCGCATGGGGCGGCGTCGACTCCGCCCTGTGCCGGTCGGCCCTCGCCGCCGGGTTCGACTGGGCCGCAGATGTCAACGCCCCGGGTGCGACCGGAGTCTCGCCCTACCCGATCAACTCGCGCGAGGGCCGACGGGTGTCGGTCAACGACGCGTACCTGGAACACGCGCGTGGCCTCAACACCCTCACTGTTCAGGGCGATGCCCTGGTGGACCGCGTACTCTTCGCCGGGAACCGGGCGGTGGGGGCTCAGCTGATCGTGGCCGGGAGAACGGTGACTGAGCACGCCGACACGGTCATCCTCAGCGCCGGTGTCATCCACTCGCCGGCGATTCTCATGCGTTCGGGCATCGGCCCCGCACACCACCTGCGCCGGCTCGGCATCCATACGCGCCACGACCTTCCGGTAGGCCACGGGATGCAGGACCACCCGATGACACTGGTGTCGCTCCCGCTGACGGATGCGGCGGCCGTCAAGACGCCGCACGACCGGCATACGAATGTCTGCGTCCGGTGGACCAGCGCAGCCGGTGCCCCCAAGAACGACCTGATGTTCGTGTCGCTCAACCAGAACGTGCTGGCCATGGCGAGCGCGTCGACCGGCACCAGTGCCGGAGCCTTCGGGGTCTGGCTGAACCAGAACTACTCCCGGGGCGAGCTGACGCTGGCCTCGACCGACCCGTCGGACCAGCCACTGGTGCTCCAGCGGATGCTCTCCGACGAACGTGACCTGGCCCGCATGCGCGCCGGTCTGCGCGAACTGGTCGACCTTGCGAGTCGGCCCGAAACCGCCGAGATCACCGAAGGCTCACTCCAGGGGGAGAACGAAGCCCTGTTCTGCGTCCTTGACAGCGACAGCGAACTGGACGACTACCTGCTGGCCACGGTCGTGGACGCCCAGCACGGCACCAGCACCTGCCGCATGGGCGCGGCCGACGCCGCCGACACGGTCGTCGACAGCGAGTGCCGTGTCCTTGGCGTCGACGGCCTGCGCGTGGTCGACGCCTCGGTCTTTCCCTCGGTTCCCCGGGCGAACACCAACCTGGCCACGATCATGGCCGGTGAGCTCATGGCCGACCGTCTCGGCTGA
- a CDS encoding aldehyde dehydrogenase family protein, with protein sequence MKTLQNLIGGVWDDSLGDALLDVVNPATEDVIARAPGGSKADVDRAVAAAVRAQPAWAALPVAQRVARISAWADVIAEHADELAALECREMGKPIGIGRAFIDGAVAGLKASAAQALSYGFEEDLAQHDGGATTILRHPLGATAVITPWNFPVPLVLGALGPLLAAGNTVVVKPSERSPLSTVRLFELLNLPPGVVNLILGDARAGAPLAEHEQIQLVHFTGSVDAGRKVAAATGRLLHRAVLELGGKDPVVVDAGVDPKATAAAVAFGAFINTGQICTSMERVYVHQDIAGEFVEALVEAAGTFTMGDGRDEGVMMGPLVDEGQREIVRRHVADAVERGATIRAGGVEPDGKGFFYPATVLTGVDESMLVMTEETFGPLAPVVVVSSFEEGLERASGSRFGLAATVYTDDPAHVAAAAQIPAGVVWVNQWQGGGPERLYEPAGDSGMGATGAAAAYDAATRPASLHIAARPAS encoded by the coding sequence ATGAAGACCTTGCAGAACCTGATCGGCGGCGTCTGGGATGACTCCCTGGGTGACGCACTGCTCGATGTCGTCAATCCCGCCACCGAGGACGTCATCGCCCGCGCTCCCGGCGGCTCCAAGGCCGACGTCGACCGCGCCGTGGCAGCCGCCGTACGGGCGCAGCCCGCCTGGGCGGCGCTGCCCGTGGCCCAGAGAGTGGCGCGGATCTCGGCCTGGGCCGACGTCATCGCCGAGCATGCCGATGAACTGGCAGCACTCGAATGCCGGGAGATGGGCAAGCCGATCGGTATCGGCCGCGCGTTCATCGACGGTGCGGTGGCCGGGCTCAAGGCATCGGCCGCCCAGGCACTGTCGTACGGCTTCGAGGAGGACCTCGCGCAGCACGACGGCGGGGCGACCACAATCCTGCGCCACCCGTTGGGCGCGACGGCGGTGATCACGCCCTGGAACTTCCCGGTCCCCCTGGTGCTCGGCGCGCTCGGCCCGCTGCTCGCGGCCGGCAACACCGTGGTCGTCAAGCCCTCGGAACGCTCCCCGCTATCGACCGTGCGGCTCTTCGAGTTGCTGAACCTGCCGCCAGGCGTGGTGAACCTGATACTCGGCGACGCGCGTGCCGGAGCGCCGCTGGCCGAGCACGAGCAGATCCAGCTCGTGCACTTCACCGGATCTGTCGACGCCGGCCGGAAGGTCGCAGCCGCCACCGGCAGGCTGCTGCACCGGGCGGTGCTCGAACTCGGCGGCAAGGACCCCGTCGTCGTCGACGCGGGGGTCGACCCGAAGGCGACAGCGGCAGCCGTCGCCTTCGGTGCCTTCATCAACACCGGGCAGATCTGCACCTCCATGGAACGCGTCTACGTCCACCAGGACATCGCCGGCGAGTTCGTCGAGGCCCTGGTCGAGGCGGCCGGAACCTTCACCATGGGCGATGGCCGCGACGAGGGCGTCATGATGGGCCCCCTCGTCGACGAGGGGCAGCGCGAGATCGTCCGGCGGCACGTCGCGGATGCGGTCGAGCGGGGTGCGACGATCCGGGCGGGCGGAGTCGAGCCGGACGGCAAGGGCTTCTTCTACCCGGCCACGGTGCTGACCGGCGTCGATGAGTCGATGCTCGTCATGACCGAGGAGACGTTCGGGCCGCTGGCCCCTGTCGTTGTCGTCTCGTCCTTCGAAGAAGGGCTGGAGCGTGCCTCCGGATCCCGCTTCGGTCTCGCCGCGACGGTCTACACCGACGATCCCGCCCACGTTGCCGCTGCCGCCCAGATCCCCGCCGGTGTCGTCTGGGTCAACCAGTGGCAGGGCGGTGGCCCCGAACGCCTTTACGAACCAGCCGGTGACAGCGGAATGGGCGCCACGGGCGCGGCCGCAGCCTACGACGCCGCCACCCGTCCCGCCTCGCTCCACATCGCTGCCCGCCCCGCCTCGTGA
- a CDS encoding amidohydrolase — protein MSPKKEIERRIRKAERGLVGLSHRIHAHPELAFEEVRASAWVAEQLSAAGFAVEHGCYGLPTAIRATIGSGRQHIAICAEYDALPTMGHACGHNIIAAAAVGAGLGLAGLADDLGLTVTVLGTPAEEGGGGKVLMLERGAFDGLDAAMMVHPAAAEMDAMPGSAISMFDVSYQGAPAHAGAYPERGVNAADAMTVAQVAIGLLRQQTASADRIQGIVTEAGSAANVIPDTSRGRWIVRSDTVEALAPLKARVQRCFEAGAHATGCELTTVPAGPDYADLRPDPGLLAMYRANAEALGRTFPDVSGGPAVGAATDMGDVSHVVPAIHPMLGLDCAPAVNHQPEFAAACLTPSADRAILDGAIAMAWTAVDLATTSTKVSP, from the coding sequence ATGTCACCCAAGAAGGAGATCGAGCGCCGGATCAGGAAGGCCGAACGCGGCCTGGTAGGGCTGTCCCACCGGATCCACGCCCATCCCGAGCTGGCCTTCGAGGAGGTGCGTGCCAGCGCCTGGGTCGCTGAACAACTGAGCGCAGCCGGGTTCGCCGTCGAGCACGGCTGCTACGGCCTGCCCACCGCCATCCGCGCCACCATCGGCTCCGGGCGACAACACATCGCGATCTGCGCGGAGTACGACGCCCTGCCAACCATGGGCCACGCCTGCGGGCACAACATCATCGCGGCCGCCGCAGTGGGCGCCGGACTCGGTCTCGCCGGCCTGGCCGACGACCTCGGCCTCACGGTCACCGTGCTCGGGACGCCGGCAGAGGAGGGAGGCGGCGGCAAGGTGCTGATGCTCGAACGCGGAGCCTTCGACGGCCTCGACGCCGCCATGATGGTGCATCCCGCCGCCGCCGAGATGGACGCGATGCCGGGATCAGCCATCTCCATGTTCGACGTCTCCTACCAGGGGGCACCCGCCCACGCCGGCGCCTACCCCGAGCGCGGCGTCAACGCCGCCGACGCCATGACCGTCGCTCAGGTGGCCATCGGACTGCTGCGCCAACAGACCGCGAGCGCGGACCGCATCCAGGGCATCGTCACCGAGGCCGGCAGCGCGGCGAACGTCATCCCGGACACCAGCCGCGGCCGATGGATCGTCCGCTCGGACACCGTGGAGGCGCTCGCGCCGCTCAAAGCGCGGGTGCAGCGCTGCTTCGAGGCCGGGGCACACGCCACCGGATGCGAACTGACCACCGTCCCGGCGGGACCCGACTACGCCGACCTGCGCCCCGACCCCGGGCTGCTGGCCATGTACCGGGCCAACGCCGAAGCCCTCGGCCGGACCTTCCCGGACGTGTCCGGCGGCCCGGCGGTCGGAGCCGCCACCGACATGGGCGACGTCTCCCATGTCGTGCCCGCCATCCACCCCATGCTCGGCCTGGACTGCGCACCGGCGGTCAACCACCAGCCCGAGTTCGCCGCGGCGTGCCTCACTCCGAGCGCGGACCGGGCCATCCTTGACGGGGCCATCGCGATGGCCTGGACGGCGGTAGATCTCGCCACGACCTCCACGAAGGTCAGCCCTTAG